One segment of Geminicoccaceae bacterium DNA contains the following:
- a CDS encoding ATP-binding cassette domain-containing protein produces MPAQHHEAGAPAGSAQRSAGGGVLEARGLRKAFAGRVVLRDVSFTIRRGEAVGLLGPNGAGKTT; encoded by the coding sequence ATCCCCGCGCAGCACCATGAAGCCGGCGCACCTGCCGGATCGGCACAACGTTCCGCGGGTGGCGGCGTCCTCGAAGCGCGCGGCCTGCGCAAGGCGTTCGCCGGCCGCGTGGTGTTGCGCGATGTCAGCTTTACCATCCGCCGCGGCGAGGCCGTCGGATTGCTCGGCCCGAACGGTGCCGGCAAGACCACGT